A segment of the Sander lucioperca isolate FBNREF2018 chromosome 7, SLUC_FBN_1.2, whole genome shotgun sequence genome:
GGGCGGTCGTTCGTTATCAGAGCATCTTGTGTTTAAAGACAAACTGCTGAAATAAATCAGGATGACCTATAGACACACATTCATCTCTGTTATTGTGGAGCGTCTGGTCACAAGACTGGTCCACATGTAGGTTAGCAAGCTGCTAACTAGTGTAGCTATGTATCATTCAAAACAGTAAATTCTCCCTCACTTTATAGCTTCTAATTTTCTGAAGAAGAACTCAGTTTGAAACAGTGTTTTGAAACTTTGTACTGAGTATTTTTCTTCTTGGTGATGCTAGgctagcagtttccccctgcttccagtctttgtgttAAGCTAGGCTCTTGTTCTCAAAGGCTTATCCTTGATTTACTGGTGCTTGGATTTTCTATGTCACTTTGGACAAATTTACAGATTAACAGGGGTGTTGGACTGGGGTTGGAAAGGGGACTGAATACCCAGGGctctcatgtgaggagggcccaaaaatatgctaaaatgaatagctgtggatgtggggaggggcccatgGAGAATGCCTTTTAccgcccagaattttgtgcaaCGCCcctgcaaataaataaatgcaaatgcAAACACATCCTGAACCTAATTGTGTATCTTCTCAACTGACTAACGTCTTCTCACATGAAGGATCCGGCCCTATGTTCCTAGAGTCCTATGTTCTCAAGGTTCTATATGCTCACTTGGTCCTACACATGATAGGCGGCGAAACCGCTTTGCACTGGCCTTTCCTTCCTATGGTGAGGGCGATGCCGCCCAACTAGGCGCTGCGCTACCCCTAGTGTTACGCACCACTTGGATTGTCCACTTTGTGCTGCgatcaaagttcaaattattttaacttttacctagttgccgctgacctttcgaAAGTGCAAACAATGAGATAACAGCTGTTGTTACCTAGTaaatagcttccttgccacTCTTGATGACAAATACCTGCTCTGTGCTTTGCTCACTGCTCTTTGCTCTCTGCGCCCTATCTGAGATAGGGGTGGTGAGAGCAAATCacttatcatgtgtaggcggcttaagtGGGACCATGTGAAATTACATTGTACCATTCCAGAGCTACGTCCTATCTAAATTGTGTCTGTTGCTCTTCTGTTTGCactaataattaattattattagatGAGGAGCCCACGATCAAAATGATGAAGTTACTGTTTAATGCAGGAcacttttttcatgttttggtcaattttgagattttggtctattttgcttccatgtcttcttttactctaattgaaataaaacttccaaaatacatatttagatGGTATTTGTTTTAGGCTGCATCTGTAGATTTCTTCTAAATTAATCTACATATTTATACCTAACATTTAAGGGGGAAAGACTCTCAACTCAAACTGGGAAAGTTCTGGTGCTGATATGTTTTAGTTATTTAGTTTATCCTGTTCACCTATCTAAGTGACCAATAAGAAATGTACAGCAACTAATGACTAACAAACAGAATGCTATCAGTCTGATAAATGAGTTTTTAATTTCAATCTCAAATCCCAATGGAGGAGGTTAACAGGTTATGGGGATAACTGAGAAAATAATATGTGGAGTTACGGTGTTAAAAAACCTTAAAATTCCAGATTGGATTTCCTAAAATGGATGTGTGTTCCTTCAAGAAAGCAGAGGTGGCAAATGAATGACAAGAACCAGAAGAACCCGGTACACTTGACATGTTCATGTTTTGGCTCCTTATAAAGTCAGAGGGCATCAAGGGACAGATGGATGACAACCAGCCGACTTCACTTTGTTGTTGTGCGCTCAGTTGGGTAACAGCCACACCCCCCACCTCACCATTCTctacagaggtcaaaggtcagagggCACACAGGCTCGTCGGGAGACATGAGACTGACAGTGGTTTCAGTTCCATCagcatcatttattcatttattcatacaTAAATCATCTGTTTGGAtgtattttattcatttgttttctgtAATTAATGGCGTTAAACCTTATGATTAAACATTGAATATGCTTATCTATTCCTTTTGTCAGcagtaaaagaaataaaagattgtctttttttattttatgccttCTTCTATATTGTCAAAACCTCCATGGCCGCTGACTATCATTTGCTATCATGGACAAAACAAAGATGGCATTTCAATTTTCAAATTCAAATGTAATCCTCTTGGCAATCGAAATATACCTATTATTACATGGTCTGGGAAATTTTAAGCGTCATCATACGGTTTGAATAGCCTTTCAATCTTTATATTTCAGTGTTAAAGTTGTtcctcattttcattttcattgctATACAGACCTAAAAACAGTGCTGTTGCCATTTTTTGGCAGTTATTTTAAATTTAGGACAGGGTCCATGCCATCCTGAATTAAGATTACTAAATTGGGAAATACCTAAATCAGGACGGTTCTGTAATAACTAAATTTCGATTTATTTCATATATGCAGTTGGGAAACTTTTCTCAAATACCAAAAATCCTGAATGTCATCCTAAACTGAGATAAGATAGGAAGTGTATGTGATGAGTCCCCTTGTGCCTACATTACCCATGATGCAACTCAATCGCTTGCTGGGTGGGAGGTTCCGGTCACTGTGTGCCTTTTAGTTTCTAGTTTaaaggagagagatgagaggcGCGGTACAGTAAactctgttttttatttatttttcaaacttCAAACGTCTTCAGTCCCAACAACGCAGCTAAAAAAAAGCCTCAACTTTATTACGTAGCGTACTTCCTGAGACTTTCAAACAGCAATGGTGTTTGAGCCGTTAAACAGGCAGAAACTGGAGTGGGAAAGGCTATTGTCTTGTTTTGACTGCCTGTGTTGTTCAGGACATCAGACAGAGATATCCAGCTCCTGACGGACAATACTGTGGCTATAAAGAAACTGCTGAAGCTCTGGATGAGCTATGAGTGTGAAATTgttcatattatgttttttaattaaaagttcAAACTCACATTGGTTGTGGTTTGTGTTATAGTCCTTAGTGTTGCTCCATTACAGTATGCATTTGCCTAGAGAAATAGTGATTGCAATTGGAGGAAAGTACTTTATATGGAGCTACTAAGCTACTCTGTTGACATGGTCCAGccttgcattttctttttaaagtgcaAGTCTAAAATGTGTAATATACATTACATTTGGCTCTCTTTTTAACCCAAAGTGAATTCCAACAAGGGGAATAATCAAGGTAGTGTGTACAGTTAAGTAATGACAGCTAAATCACAATGACCATACAGGAGTACAGGGTAAgatgaagaaatgtttttttattacatcACAAAGGAAAAACATTGTGCCACCATAGTCAAGGGTACACATTAAAATAAACAAGGAGATACATCTAAAAATGTCCTgcacaatataaaaacaaagcaagcaacaaataaataatgaaatataaaCAGCGGTGGCAGAATCCGATTTGACACAGCTAGAGGACTCAGGGAAGTAGTAGCTGAGGGAATTTGAGGTAGGTGCCATGAATGAGAAGGTGCTACTGGAAAGTGTTTGTCTCAGAAGCGGCTTTGGAAAGAAGTCGTGGCAGCCTCCTTTGATGGTTTAGGCACGGGTGCAATGTTGGGTGGCAGCGCAGGCTGTGGCAGGGCAAGTGAGGAGGTTGGCAACTTGAACAGACTGTTTGGGTTGCGTCTTCTGTCCATGACCCTCTGGATGAGTAAGTCTATTAACTGGGTGATGTGTGGTGTGAAGATTTTCTTCATGACCCACTGCTTGGATCTCTTGCAGAAGACTTGGTTGAACCGTGCTTGTCCTGTAAAGGATAGGAAATTAGATAGATtacattcaactttattgtcattgtgcagagtaaaagtacaaagacaatgaaatgcagtttgcgtccaaccagaactccaaaaaaagcagaaaagtgcaatgtgatatacaaagtattaGACAGGTGTTGCATAGACAGGACAatgaaatatagtgcagtgtagacagtagtatacagttggtttacagaaggtggtttagagtaatataaattaaatataaatatgtgcagtgtattagcagttaccttataagagcagaatacaTATAGCTATGTAATATAAACCATGTatgaacatgtacagatatgtgcaatgtagtagcagtgacattataatagtagtaagaataatatagatatatgcagtgtataaacaaaatatattctaagaaaaacagaataaatatggatattcagtatgaaccatatacagatatgtacagtatgtacagctatgtgtaGTGTGGTAACATTGTAGTGCAGAAACAGTAGCATTATAAGAGTAATGATATAATACTATGTTTaatataattaaacataaaatcTGAACTAAAATTTGACTTTGCTAGACTTTTTTCCATTATGTGCCCATAAGCAGCGCTCAAAACGCTTACTGCCAATATGAAACAATGGCATAGTTTCTTTCCacagctgataaaatgcaatggtaAATGTACGTGTAGCAAGCTTAAACATTAAGTAATTAATAATATCCGTCTCGCAAACGTATCTGTCTcagcagtcatctcaaccatcgaatacagcaacaGACTTGCATAACTTGACAAGTAGCTAGCTCAGTAGATAAAAGTGTCTTTACTTTGATAACAGCCAACTTATATACAACTTATATGTCATTGTCTATCTATTCTAGTTTTACTGCTAACAACTATATCACTATGTATTGCTACTGTGTGATCAGAAATAGAGTCGAGTATTAACAAGAGTCTTACCTCTAGGCGAATGCGTTTACTAACAGATGGCCCCGGCTGTTCGTCATCTGGGAAGGTGAATATCGACGGAATTGCGGTGTCCTTCAGAGTGGTTCTCTTCATTCCAAGTACATTGGGTTCATAGTCTTCCTGCTTGAAATGGTGACTGCAAACCCTCTGGTTTTTCAGGTTTTCCATATCGGTCCTTCTCCAAACTTTGGGTGGTTGATAGCCTGCAGCCACTGTTTGCACCACTCCAAATGTTTAACCGGCAAATGATGGAAACTTACTGCTTTTCCTTTCCTGGTTTTGGCTATACATCCCGGTACAAAGCAATGTAGCACCATTTCGATGGAAAAAATGCTAGCATTTGAATTAATTTATCAACTAGCTAACTCGTCACGGAGACTCACGATAAAACGGCGTCTATTCAGTTTTTATTCGagtcaactagctagctagtagttgAATTTTCCCTCCCTCCTGCCCTCTCTaaccggtaggcgtggcttgggagtggcctTGTAGAGCGGCGAAGCAAGTcaattctgggatttggtgtctttcatccacatgagccaaaaacacattttctggcttttcttggtctagaaggcaccaatttaaaaaaaaaaattcacatttatactacataaatgacccaatttaaaaatatatatttatcttttcagtggtgaaatatccctttaaagcaCCACACGGTGAGGCTGAACTTTGGAGTCTCAGCtgtaagtctgtgtgtgttgttgcagaGTTGTTTGATTCACACAGATTCAGTCACAGCTTGGTTTCCAGACTCTGAGACAACTTCAACGAAACCAACCGACAAGACGTTAAACCTGGAGACAACAGCTTAACGTTAGGTATGTTCTCGCTGAAGATGAGTTGTAAAGATGGTCGTACTTTGGTACTTCTTCGATCAAACGCTCCTCAACTTGATCCATCGTTGTCCTTTTCACGAAACAAACAACTCCGAGCAAAACAATGGCGGTATAGAGGGACAGGAAAACTGGAAAAGCTACATGCCGGAAATAATGTATTaatctgaccaatcacagtcattgcggtctgcgtcgcctcgacgtgtagttacatttttcgagaggtgcacgtcaggctacggcgtagggtccggcgtagacgcagagtggtctgcgggggtacgccgtcgattctatGCATGACCATAAAATGGCCTTAAAGCTCCACACGGTGAGGCTGAACTTTGGAATctcagccatagactgtatatatacagtctatgatctcagctgtatctgtgtgtgttattgCAGAGTTGTTTGATTCACACAGATTCAGTCACAGCTTGGTTTCCAGACTCTGAGACAACTTCAACGAAACCAACCGACAAGACGTTAAACCTGGAGACAACAGCTTAACGTTAGGTATGTTCTCGCTGAAGATGAGTTGTAAAGATGGTCGTACTTTGGTACTTCTTCGATCAAACGCTCCTCAACTTGATCCATCGTTGTCCTTTTCACGAAACAAACAACTCCGAGCAAAACAATGGCGGTATAGAGGGACAGGAAAACTGGAAAAGCTACATGCCGGAAATAATGTATTAATctgaccaatcacaatcgttgcggtctgcgtcgcctcgacgtgtagttacatttttcgagaggtgcacgtcaggctacggcgtagggtccggcgtagacgcagagtggtctgcgggggtacgccgtcgattctatGCATGACCATAAAATGGCCTTAAAGCTCCACACGGTGAGGCTGAACTTTGGAATctcagccatagactgtatatatacagtctatgatctcagctgtatctgtgtgtgttattgCAGAGTTGTTTGATTCACACAGATTCAGTCACAGCTTGGTTTCCAGACTCTGAGACAACTTCAACGAAACCAACCGACAAGACGTTAAACCTGGAGACAACAGCTTAACGTTAGGTATGTTCTCGCTGAAGATGCGTTGTAAAGATGGTCGTACTTTGGTACTTCTTCGATCAAACGCTCCTCAACTTGATCCATCGTTGTCCTTTTCACGAAACAAACAACTCCGAGCAAAACAATGGCGGTATAGAGGGACAGGAAAACTGGAAAAGCTACATGCCGGAAATAATGTATTaatctgaccaatcacagtcgttgcggtctgcgtcgcctcgacgtgtagttacatttttcgagaggtgcacgtcaggctacggcgtagggtccggcgtagacgcagagtggtctgcgggggtacgccgtcgattctatGCATGACCATAAAATGGCCTTAAAGCTCCACACGGTGAGGCTGAACTTTGGAATCTCAGCCAgagactgtatatatacagtctatgatctcagctgtatctgtgtgtgttattgCAGAGTTGTTTGATTCACACAGATTCAGTCACAGCTTGGTTTCCAGACTCTGAGACAACTTCAACAAAACCAACCGACAAGACGTTAAACCTGGAGACAACAGCTTAACGTTAGGTATGTTCTCGCTGAACAGGAATTGGTTCACACACATAAGTTAGGCTAAGTAAAACTGGTGCAACTTTGGAGGTATGAAATGAGACGTGTTACATGTGGAATTTGAGCTTATATATCTAATGTGAGTAGCCTACAGAGGTCCACATAATGAAGTTTTTTTAGCCGTTTGTCTCACAGTAGAAGCAACTTTCTGTCTCTGTAAATGATTGATTCTTCTGTTGTGTTGAAGGTCCCAACGTTATCAGTGTAACGTTAGAATgtatgtaactaagtacatttactcaagtaacggAAAGTGGTATTCAGACCCTTTAGtgaagttaaagtactaatacctccctctaaaaaatactctgttataagtAAAAATCCTGCATTGAAAAGTATGTAGCCTAAGtattatcaggaaaatgtacttaagtattcaaagtaaaagtacttaatacAGAAAAATGTCTTCTCTTTGTTTCGTATGCAAACcttaatctgtaaagtagcCCAACATAAGCTTTCAAATAACTGGagtggagaaaaaagaacaatgTATTCACTCTgtgatgtagtggagtaaaagtataaagtggCATGTGGAGAAAGGAATTTCCTGCAAGAGGACCCCCACATTTTGAGTGTCAaacacttaaagctttagtgcgtaactttttgatattaacgaatgtccgttacattcaagccattgccaaattagttaCTAAatagctaattaagactatcagctccaccaaactctctctgtatttctcagtatggctgtgttcagaaacTAGTCTTATCCAGCGAACTGTGTAGAGGAGGGGTGGTGCGCCATCACGGAGGGCTtgcatcatgtggatgcgctgacagttttgttgtcattacttagaattcctcatgggggcaacagaaactacgcactatagctttaatttcctgcattctgatcatagactgttaatattaatggacaaagcatccggttcggcaaagtgctgcaaatgcggaagtgctttaaacctgcattctatctgaattccagcagggggcgacacgtgcggttgcaaaaggaggtcggtttctgtagaagtctatgagaaagtgacccacttctcacttgatttattacctcagtaaacattttcataatgagtttatggtctcaatcgctagttttaagtcttctgcaacacagaatgatgttcattttttgaattatggtctcgttgattttaaaatcaatgataaagcaggggatgttttaggtggtggctatgatgtgattgacagttcgcggcctgtcttatatgtaatataactatgggacaaagatatatttaaaacctagcgaagctaAATCTTACCTCAAATTATGTAGGCtgcagttgcatccagattgccggtgaaagtgtgtaacgtaacgtagagtgtaagcagcgttgccaactctcAGCTAACATCACAGTCAGATACcgcccaacagtctatggctcctccctcactcctcgtCTAAAAttgtcacatccgcaaccaggatggctgcgcccgtaacgacaaactcgacgactcatagcacatctccacaaaccaatgggtgacgtcacacatgctcggTCCATTAATATTTATAGTCAATGATTCTGATGGATGTTTTTATGTGAAGGAAAACACAAAGTTCAGGAGGCaggtgacaaataaaaaaaaatatgatggaaTATAATACAGTAAGGGCTTTCACATTAGGGACCTGGGCCCGGATCCAAGTGCACTTGTCCAAGTCCAGTCCAGttaattttattaatttgaACTCTACGTACCGTACCTGGGCACAGTTGGCCCAAGTCCACTAAAAAAGGTGTTCTTGAGTACAGTTCATGCGTACTCAGGTATGGTTCGCATCAGGTGTGAAAAGTCAAAGACGTTTTGATGCTGGTTATTTACTTGATGCAGTTTATCACTCTGCCCTAAGATTTATATTTGGTGATGGATTTAGTACCCACCACTGTCTCATGTAGTCGTGTAGGCTGGACTTTCTTGGCTCTAAGAAGGGAGCAACACTGCATTCTATTTATCTACAAAGCCTTGCTTAAAGCTAGCTGAATTATAAATCTTATCACTATGGCACTCGCACTAGTGACTCCTTGGTCCTAAATATTCCATTTGTTAGGACATAATTAGGCAAAACTGCATTTGAATATTATGCCCCATATAAATGGAATAGCCTGCAGTTTCTAATGAAATTCCATTTAATcactttaaatgtcttctttaTGAAGCCATGTATCCTGAATGTACATGTGCATTTTAAGTTTAACATTATGTAACTGTTTTATGTGTGTACTATGTATTGCAACTGTATAGCGCtgtgggagcgccgtaactatttatacttgcgcgtggtggtcgcgacactagttgcagtcttctcctgaacagaggtggcacaactgaggaaaggctaccgactttgctatttctacggactagaagaagaagaaaaagataaacaatggcgaagagaagaagagaagcactttgaatacttcagaatgtctgcacaacgattcgatgacctacttcgtcggatcaagcctttcattcgccataaaagaactcatcttaacctagtaagtttacaagagagacttgcagtcactctgagagtcctggcatccggttgccctcgaactcgtccatgcttcctgtttccgctttgttgtgcgccactgaaaaaaatagagtggtgtgGAATCCTGGCGTGCCCAgcaagatctacgtcattttgacgtcacattggtgCGCGACAGGTCGGGAACGGCGACTGTAAAGAGGCCATTactatgcctctagagtcgGTTCTCGCTCCAGAGCTAatcactgtcactctctcacttaccctaccacacactccccatgcacagacacacaaatgcctgCCATGCTATTAgattgacgcacacaccaacacacaagtataaacttcaggccacttacgtaaagctctgcgtggagccacCGCAGGACCATCAATCAAGCTTTACTTAGAATTATGCATTAGCAGCACATTAACCTCAGGCAGCCAGCAGATATAATGGCTAGCTTGATAAgcagtggagaaaaaaaactaaattaaaatagCAAATTGCACGCGACAATCTACAAGCAGTGATTATAAAAGAGCCACCTACAGATATAGCTCCAACAAGGGCATTTCGGGAAAAGTTAAAAGACAGCTGACACAATTTTTTTAGGTTACAGATCTgacaagctgccatacttccggTGACATACTACTGTTCTACTGGCAAATTACCCTCTTTCAGTGTACAAATGGGCATCAGTAttggtttaaagtgctcatattatgctcatttccaggttcataattgtattttgaggttgtaccagaataggtttatttggtttaattttcaaaaaacatcatatttttgttgtactgcacattgctgcagctcctcttttcaccctgtgtgttgagctctctgttttagctacagagtgaggcatcacacttctatcccatctctgttgggagtcgcacatgcgcagtagctaggtaaggactactagctagctactactactagctagctagcagcggCGCTAGCAGCGGCGCTAGCAGCGGCGCTAGCAGCGGCGCTAGCAGCGGCGCTAgcagacgagggacatgtaagtagttatatacaatttcttttgtagattagggtgaactcaTGTGTGTTGTAagagtgttttgccattgagaacgaggtggctaaccacTAGCGTAGTATTGGTTGCAAATAGAATGAAGTAATGCAGACTTTTTCTGTTAAAGTTTAATTAGGTCTCAGTTtgcttcaaataaagtgctagTCAGATTGTCTAAAAGCACCATAACAAATATGTTTTGGCAGTACATCAATCTCACCCACTTTATAAAGTGATTATCCAGGTACATAGAACAGGAGGGGTTTAAACTCTTCTCGCAagctcttttttcttcttctaccaATCAACCGAGCTCTTGTGTGATGGCTGCAGGTTAACCCCGGGTTACATTGAAACAACTCATTTATATTTCCCATCACAGTCTCTGCCCTAAAAGTTGTATATTTATATAGACATTTCAATTTGTTCTGAATTAGAAATTATACAGCTAAATGAAAAACGCCAAACAACATACATGAAGCcacacaaattgtgttttttggCATTTAAATGTGGAGAAAACCCTattttacatttagctgatgcttttatccaaagccacCTACATTTTACCATATGGATACAACCCAAAAATTGCAAGAATCCTACATCAAAAACGACATCAACTTCATAACGTATGCTGAACTGCTTCAAGTGCTGCATTTAGAGACAATAGGATAATCCACCATCTGCCATTATTAGGAAGGTATCCGTCCAGTCCGAGAGTTTTGGTTTCATTGTTTGGTCATATCTGTCTCAGGTAGTTTCATGCCGGTTCAGGATGGACAGGAAGCAGTGTTGTGTGAAGCTGTCGGTCCAGCCGTCCAGAGGGCTCATGGATGAGAAGTTTATCATCCTGGTCCAGAACGTCTTCCCTGGTTTCCAGCTGACGCTCCACGCCCTCTACAAGTGTGACGACGGACACAGCTGGGAGGCGTTTGCTCACCACGCCGCCAGCGCCATCGGGACTGTGAACGGTTACGTCTTATAATGCTTAAGGCCCATCCACACTAAGAACGATAACTATAACCATAactataaccataaccataacgaTGTGAGCATCCACAATGCTGAGTGATAACATTCTGCAGACATCGACATCAAGCACGCACTGCACGCTCCAGctgataataatacatacaGCAGACTTTGCAACGTACGAttacaggaatgtctgtagtaatatcctacgtatttgtgaacattttatgaACCAAAAAACTCTTTGCGGCGGTCCCCGTGGCGCCGACACCGCTGCCTTCTCCAGGAAAGAGCGGCGCACACACAGAGCTCCATAGAGCCGGGGGGGGTGAGTGTATGATAATCACATCTAAAACACAAGATTCACTCTCTGTGGTTTCTCTGACACGAGAAATACTTTTAAAGTactgatctttaaaaaaaacaaaaatacacagagctaaaGGATCGTAGCCCCACGGGAGGGAAAAGTCTCGCCACCGACCACCTGTGTGAAACACATCTCTCTCTTCTGTAAACTCAGATGGATTTTGATTGGCTGCCAGTGTTTCTATCGTTCATCAAATGGCTCTGAAAGGGATCCCAGCGATATCGTTCTCCACTGTCACTGTCGTTATAGTTGTGGTGTGGACTCCGCCATCCACTTGAGTTAGAgcgatttttaaaactatagaTCTATAGTTATCGTTATAGTTAtcgttcttggtgtggacggccCTTTAGACCTTGAAAATTCAGAAAAGGGAAATCAGAAATGTTTGCAGGCATCATAAAAGTTTGTGAATAGCAGCAATCCACATTTTGTTACagaattgatttaaaagaaTGAATATCCAAATAAGAAATTATTTTTCTTGCCTTTTACACTACAGTTTCAGAGGATCCCAGTCTGGGCGGGACATATTCTGGGGTTGAACCGATGGGTCTTCTGTGGAGCCTCAGACCAGTTCCAGGCAGCAAACCTTGGCTCAGGTAGGTCAATAAGATGATAGCAATGAATACTGAATCAGTGTCAGAATCGCCTCTTTCCCATCATCCCTCAGGATGAGGAAGATGAACGTCCGGACTCCCATGGTGGTCACAATCTCGGTGTACCCGGGCCACCAGACCGAGGGCTTCCTGGATCAGGTGTCATTGGCCGGTGTGGTGGTGGAGCGCTGGTACATGGCACCTGGTGTCCGCAGGATCCCGATTACAGAGGCCGGACTCACTGCGACCCTCTTCCTGCCCCCAGGTAGGACCAGGGGAGAGTCGGGAGGGATGTTTCTGGATGGAGCTCAGGTGTGACATTAGGCTTGTTCACGATGAGCCAGGCCTGCGCAGAgtcgatcaccggcgatcgccgcccaatgcatgctggttagatttgtgtccgactttaTCCCAttttgctctgacgtcatgcacacgtgggcagcggtaacctcacgagatcagagagtcagagagactaaatccgttCAGATTAGGGATCATCTACAGCCTTTTGTTTATTAACAGAAATCAgaaagcctttattgtcattgcatagGAATACAACTAAATTAGTTGTAACGCATtccaacataaaaacacaagacaaaggaCAACATTGCATGTAGAgtattttgacagctactctgtcttaataaaaacttctggagactgtgtacaagccaGTATATGGGTCTGATGACAtcttattaaatcggaatcagacctaacaggatgtgagtgtttctgtgatttCATGTTcggcctgaaggctgctggaaatggctgaaaactgtccgacttgacagcaGATTTTTGTCACAGCCcactgctgctgccgcct
Coding sequences within it:
- the LOC116036300 gene encoding THAP domain-containing protein 5-like yields the protein MENLKNQRVCSHHFKQEDYEPNVLGMKRTTLKDTAIPSIFTFPDDEQPGPSVSKRIRLEDKHGSTKSSARDPSSGS